The Candidatus Nanosynbacter sp. HMT-352 genomic interval GGAAGCTGGAATAATTGCCAAGGAAATGACGGGCGCGCCGCTAATTGTGCACGTTCACGCGACGGAGTTTGATCGTTCTGGCGAGCAGTCAGGAAACCCTCTGGTTCACGAGATTGAGCAACAAGGCTTGTTGATGGCTGATCGGATAATCGCCGTCAGTGAAATCACGAAGGAAATAATTGTTAAGAACTATCACATTCCGCCAGAGAAAATTGAGGTGGTTTATAACGCGATTGATTTGGCTGATTTGCCGCCACATGAGTATGACGCCAGCACTTACAGGTATTTGGAGGAGTTGAAAAAGGATGGCTATACGGTTGTCGGCGCGTTGACGCGACTCACGGTTCAGAAAGGTCTGACGTATTTTGTGCGAGCTGCAGCGAAGGCGCTTGAAAAATATGAGAAAATCGTTTTTGTTTTATCTGGAAATGGCGAGCAAAGAGATGAACTGATTGAACTGGCGGCAGATTTGAGAATTAGCGATAAGATGATTTTTACGGGATTTGTGCGCGGAAAACAGTGGCGAGATATTTACTGTTTGATTGATGTTTTTGTGATGAGTTCGGTTTCTGAGCCATTTGGCTTGACTGCCTTGGAGGCGGCGCATCATGATACGGCATTACTTATTAGTCGTCAATCCGGCGTTGGTGAGGTTCTGAATAATATTATGCGATTTGATTATTGGGACGTGAA includes:
- a CDS encoding glycosyltransferase family 4 protein is translated as MKILMLGWELPPHNSGGLGVACYQMSKALVSEGVDIDFIIPYTAKHPEIDYMDVYSATPLPPNYHDLGAYNNGSEEDRENAKDEYGLSPMRAVQRRYGKYVRKFVKNHQPDAIHAHDWLTMEAGIIAKEMTGAPLIVHVHATEFDRSGEQSGNPLVHEIEQQGLLMADRIIAVSEITKEIIVKNYHIPPEKIEVVYNAIDLADLPPHEYDASTYRYLEELKKDGYTVVGALTRLTVQKGLTYFVRAAAKALEKYEKIVFVLSGNGEQRDELIELAADLRISDKMIFTGFVRGKQWRDIYCLIDVFVMSSVSEPFGLTALEAAHHDTALLISRQSGVGEVLNNIMRFDYWDVNKLADEIVNIAESPALQKSLKKNVKNEYARISWQDAARKCLKLYKGALA